One Salmo salar chromosome ssa01, Ssal_v3.1, whole genome shotgun sequence DNA window includes the following coding sequences:
- the LOC100306798 gene encoding B-cell linker protein isoform X1: protein MDTFNKLTAPASVKLRQLQKMVQDIKKNDGSILNRLRRFQNKSSPKLPVRDYQGNDVKEEQRSEKEFDSDTYEVPQEEKDDSYEPPPCQRVFTSTSSASFPRGDYIDSCRSRPHHSPRKPIWPPKTTKPSPSPSLPPEEDYVNPESDNEDNYINPTEESPANRPMHGRGKLITSSRSMSKTVPERSNSPDVYEVPDMEENSPPPVSRPSTLLRVPTQSLPPRSSPRMHIRNCHPIPIQEPIDDDEYEVCNPDTTGSTMSVEKPLPALPKPMPRETKPLKPYFRTRPDIASGGNEGKALATRHINQKLTATPQPSEYKRAMIPLPQMLTSHKTDRGTVPTDENGLTDAEEGTDVLNKPWYASTCDRKTAEDALVRSNKDGSFLIRKSSGQDTQQPYTLVVFYNSRVYNIPVRYVQASQRYALGREKKGEEHFTSVSHIIENHQRNPLVLIDSQSNTKDSTKLCYAVNP, encoded by the exons CCAGCTTCAGAAGATGGTCCAGGATATCAAGAAGAATGATGGCAGTATCCTAAACAGGCTGAGAAG atttCAAAACAAGTCATCTCCAAAACTACCTGTAAGAGACTATCAAG GTAATGACGTGAAGGAAGAACAGCGGTCTGAAAAAGAGTTT GACAGTGACACTTATGAGGTCCCACAAGAGGAAAAGGATGACAGCTATGAGCCTCCTCCCTGTCAGAGAGTCTTCACCTCAACTTCGTCTGCCTCCTTTCCCAGGGGGGACTACATAG ACAGCTGCCGCAGCAGGCCGCACCACTCACCCAGGAAGCCCATCTGGCCTCCAAAGACCACCAAACCATCCCCGTCACCATCACTGCCCCCTGAA GAAGACTACGTCAACCCAGAAAGTGACAATGAAGACAACTATATAAACCCCACAGAGGAATCACCTGCTA ACCGTCCGATGCATGGAAGAGGCAAACTGATAACGAGCAGTCGTTCAATGTCCAAGACTGTGCCAGAGCGCTCAAATAGCCCAG ATGTGTATGAAGTTCCTGACATGGAG GAAAACTCTCCTCCCCCAGTGAGCAG ACCTTCCACACTCCTCAGAGTCCCTACACAGAGTTTGCCCCCTAGATCCAGCCCAAG AATGCACATAAGGAATTGTCATCCCATCCCA ATCCAGGAGCCAATAGATGATGACGAATATGAAGTCTGCAATCCAGACACAA CTGGCAGTACAATGTCTGTGGAAAAACCCCTGCCTGCACTTCCCAAACCAATGCCCAGAGAGAC GAAGCCATTGAAGCCATATTTTAGAACG AGGCCAGATATTGCATCCGGGGGAAATGAAG GCAAAGCACTGGCCACGAGGCACATTAACCAGAAACTCACGGCCACACCCCAGCCCTCTGAATACAAGCGTGCCAT GATTCCTCTGCCACAGATGTTGACCTCTCACA AAACGGATAGAGGAACTGTACCCACAGATGAAAATGGGTTAACAGATGCTGAAGAG GGGACAGATGTCTTGAACAAACCCTGGTATGCCAGCACCTGTGACCGTAAGACAGCTGAGGATGCCTTGGTTCGCTCAAATAAG GATGGGTCCTTCCTAATAAGGAAGAGCTCTGGTCAGGACACACAGCAGCCATACACTTTAGTGGTGTTTTACAACAGTAGAGTCTACAACATCCCAGTGCGCTACGTCCAAGCATCGCAGCGATACGCACTTGgaagggagaagaaaggagaggag CATTTCACCAGTGTTTCCCACATCATTGAGAACCATCAGAGGAACCCCCTGGTACTGATTGACAGCCAGAGTAACACCAAGGACTCTACAAAACTGTGCTATGCTGTGAATCCTTAG
- the LOC100306798 gene encoding B-cell linker protein (The RefSeq protein has 2 substitutions compared to this genomic sequence) produces the protein MDTFNKLTAPASVKLRQLQKMVQDIKKNDGSILNRLRRFQNKSSPKLPVRDYQGNDVKEEQRSEKEFDSDTYEVPQEEKDDSYEPPPCQRVFTSTSSASFPRGDYIDSCRSRPHHSPRKPIWPPKTTKPSPSPSLPPEEDYVNPESDNEDNYINPTEESPANKCYQDTLMSTYNPHVNFPSDRPMHGRGKLITSSRSMSKTVPERSNSPDVYEVPDMEENSPPPVSRPSTLLRVPTQSLPPRSSPRMHIRNCHPIPIQEPIVDDEYEVCNPDTTGSTMSVEKPLPALPKPMPRETKPLKPYFRTRPDIASGGNEGTALATRHINQKLTATPQPSEYKRAMIPLPQMLTSHKTDRGTVPTDENGLTDAEEGTDVLNKPWYASTCDRKTAEDALVRSNKDGSFLIRKSSGQDTQQPYTLVVFYNSRVYNIPVRYVQASQRYALGREKKGEEHFTSVSHIIENHQRNPLVLIDSQSNTKDSTKLCYAVNP, from the exons CCAGCTTCAGAAGATGGTCCAGGATATCAAGAAGAATGATGGCAGTATCCTAAACAGGCTGAGAAG atttCAAAACAAGTCATCTCCAAAACTACCTGTAAGAGACTATCAAG GTAATGACGTGAAGGAAGAACAGCGGTCTGAAAAAGAGTTT GACAGTGACACTTATGAGGTCCCACAAGAGGAAAAGGATGACAGCTATGAGCCTCCTCCCTGTCAGAGAGTCTTCACCTCAACTTCGTCTGCCTCCTTTCCCAGGGGGGACTACATAG ACAGCTGCCGCAGCAGGCCGCACCACTCACCCAGGAAGCCCATCTGGCCTCCAAAGACCACCAAACCATCCCCGTCACCATCACTGCCCCCTGAA GAAGACTACGTCAACCCAGAAAGTGACAATGAAGACAACTATATAAACCCCACAGAGGAATCACCTGCTA ACAAATGTTACCAAGACACCTTAATGTCAACATACAATCCACATGTAAACTTCCCTTCAGACCGTCCGATGCATGGAAGAGGCAAACTGATAACGAGCAGTCGTTCAATGTCCAAGACTGTGCCAGAGCGCTCAAATAGCCCAG ATGTGTATGAAGTTCCTGACATGGAG GAAAACTCTCCTCCCCCAGTGAGCAG ACCTTCCACACTCCTCAGAGTCCCTACACAGAGTTTGCCCCCTAGATCCAGCCCAAG AATGCACATAAGGAATTGTCATCCCATCCCA ATCCAGGAGCCAATAGATGATGACGAATATGAAGTCTGCAATCCAGACACAA CTGGCAGTACAATGTCTGTGGAAAAACCCCTGCCTGCACTTCCCAAACCAATGCCCAGAGAGAC GAAGCCATTGAAGCCATATTTTAGAACG AGGCCAGATATTGCATCCGGGGGAAATGAAG GCAAAGCACTGGCCACGAGGCACATTAACCAGAAACTCACGGCCACACCCCAGCCCTCTGAATACAAGCGTGCCAT GATTCCTCTGCCACAGATGTTGACCTCTCACA AAACGGATAGAGGAACTGTACCCACAGATGAAAATGGGTTAACAGATGCTGAAGAG GGGACAGATGTCTTGAACAAACCCTGGTATGCCAGCACCTGTGACCGTAAGACAGCTGAGGATGCCTTGGTTCGCTCAAATAAG GATGGGTCCTTCCTAATAAGGAAGAGCTCTGGTCAGGACACACAGCAGCCATACACTTTAGTGGTGTTTTACAACAGTAGAGTCTACAACATCCCAGTGCGCTACGTCCAAGCATCGCAGCGATACGCACTTGgaagggagaagaaaggagaggag CATTTCACCAGTGTTTCCCACATCATTGAGAACCATCAGAGGAACCCCCTGGTACTGATTGACAGCCAGAGTAACACCAAGGACTCTACAAAACTGTGCTATGCTGTGAATCCTTAG
- the LOC106604905 gene encoding zinc finger protein 518A: protein MDPARAELDVPAGGNIKVVDDDRNWNKRLRLRKAAVQPPAMQSKDKHGPKKITEDMEKSTEQMYLKKTPLKAQEGQHVTKVSGNVLGFRCSECKDSTEFSPNDLLRHFQETHPGSQPIFPCHMCSFITHEFSRLKVHQLGHRDTFVSCNICNDNVQHTLLQLTTHLNMHHSLNGHYCCEKCKFSTRDVGAFLEHLYLHNIAPQAGPADQDLMRHLMAKTAQFRFSCQFCDYKSHRKYIITKHMATIHGEEKSQKNKPKMKDVGPKTVDNSSPRLKHTVTSTVRENNWMSQGCLSLPGEGFLDKYCRLSNPERALEETKQFLEKSVAAETGGQTWNEALKTVLSNVPQAITSFSNSENCMISNPGFTNTDKDLTVLMLKNKISVPPDVTTEAIGFKMVEGKKHLVLKVTPAAKQETSDTTKTSLCVTELELEKIACQTSAGDSNANGCQSNSTIPPKTRPPTCPESFLTQNDVGTISTLKLVEYDQTQENRENQETRVGQEHQRHDAEPKDVNHCEDTAEDMKVPKLTMEKSEKKLKSFPEALCSSKNMGDKKRGRTKVVSPKTVEKKSSPALKLLLKKNPVKEMQWMSQGPLPLLGGGLLNNYHRLEHPQKTLEETQRFLKRALSAENGKKKHTNSKVVSRSSKSEGGFIPNLGHFSSRVNNLSTLKKSILVPPNCTTEAMGFKMVDGKKHLVLKVTPSDKTEASLHSVETKEDNTASESCTMSQNSLVFVLKSQPSSKIPPSTVTKSNLEYHFENVDLPNTNVSSENTEGRNNGVDSHVLDGQECPRVGLPHVSNGAKSDGNDLDQITEEKPDLEGVGTTEAQVIMVSPSPILNYLTSPQGITNWSEIPVHTPDVYSQDYPPNTTLRDGGKQEVFDRICLSPQQNKQTVRGKRQSELSTEDSPEPLSKANKPSSKVVEEEEASPAAAHHWEPGPRDVERTLKLLPLSPTQLITCPRGNQPVVVLNHPDTDIPEVTNIMETVHRYKGEVQKVLLSRKTLKALAGMGCNMFRANAPTNTSISQRMWPESRVKERFILKLKLKKMSRKKYKVVNAISHSTEPPLRFSCWFCGRVFSDQEVWIGHGQRHLMESTREWDKLECEKS from the exons ATGGATCCAGCACGCGCTGAATTAGATGTCCCTGCTGGAGGTAATATAAAAGTTGTCGATGATGACAGAAACTGGAACAAACGACTCCGTCTCAGGAAAGCTGCCGTTCAGCCCCCAGCCATGCAAAGTAAAGATAAGCATGGGCCAAAGAAGATAACAGAGGACATGGAGAAAAGCACAGAGCAGATGTATTTGAAGAAGACGCCCCTTAAAGCTCAAGAGGGTCAACATGTGACAAAGGTTTCTGGGAATGTACTTGGGTTTAGATGCTCTGAATGCAAGGACAGCACAGAATTCAGCCCTAATGACTTACTGAGGCACTTTCAGGAGACTCACCCAGGAAGCCAACCAATCTTTCCTTGTCACATGTGCAGTTTTATTACACATGAATTCTCCCGCCTTAAAGTCCACCAGTTAGGCCACAGAGACACTTTTGTCAGCTGCAACATATGCAATGACAATGTCCAGCACACCCTCTTGCAGCTCACCACACATTTAAACATGCACCACAGCTTGAACGGCCACTACTGTTGTGAGAAGTGCAAGTTCTCCACAAGAGATGTAGGAGCATTTTTGGAGCACCTGTATCTACATAACATTGCGCCGCAAGCAGGTCCTGCTGACCAGGATTTGATGAGACATCTCATGGCCAAAACAGCACAATTCCGCTTCAGTTGCCAGTTCTGTGACTATAAATCTCATCGAAAATATATCATCACAAAGCACATGGCCACCATTCATGGTGAAGAGAAGAGCCAGAAAAACAAGCCGAAAATGAAAGACGTTGGTCCTAAAACAGTAGATAACTCATCTCCAAGACTGAAGCACACAGTGacgagtacagtgagggaaaataaCTGGATGTCACAAGGCTGTCTTTCTCTGCCAGGGGAAGGATTCCTGGATAAATATTGCAGATTGTCAAATCCAGAGAGGGCTTTGGAGGAGACAAAGCAATTTTTAGAGAAGTCTGTGGCTGCTGAAACAGGTGGGCAGACATGGAACGAAGCTCTTAAGACTGTACTTTCAAATGTGCCCCAAGCCATCACTTCCTTTTCAAACTCAGAAAACTGCATGATATCCAATCCTGGATTCACAAACACAGACAAAGACCTCACTGTCCTCATGCTCAAAAACAAGATTTCAGTTCCTCCGGATGTCACTACTGAAGCCATTGGTTTCAAAATGGTGGAAGGCAAAAAGCATTTGGTTCTCAAGGTTACACCAGCAGCAAAGCAAGAGACCTCTGACACAACAAAGACGTCATTGTGTGTCACTGAGCTGGAATTAGAGAAGATTGCTTGTCAAACTAGTGCTGGGGACTCCAATGCAAACGGATGCCAATCGAATTCAACTATCCCCCCAAAGACCAGGCCACCCACTTGTCCAGAATCATTCTTGACACAAAATGATGTTGGCACTATTTCAACCCTAAAGTTAGTAGAATATGATCAAACTCAAGAAAATAGAGAGAACCAGGAAACAAGGGTTGGCCAGGAACACCAGAGACATGACGCAGAACCCAAAGATGTGAATCACTGTGAAGATACGGCAGAGGACATGAAAGTGCCGAAGTTGACAATGGAGAAAAGTGAGAAAAAGCTAAAATCCTTTCCTGAAGCTCTGTGCTCTTCCAAGAATATGGGGGACAAAAAAAGGGGGAGAACGAAAGTGGTCAGCCCTAAAACTGTAGAGAAAAAATCATCACCAGCATTAAAGCTCCTCCTGAAGAAGAACCCAGTTAAGGAAATGCAGTGGATGTCACAAGGTCCTCTTCCGCTGTTAGGAGGAGGTTTGCTGAACAATTACCACAGACTAGAGCACCCACAGAAAACTTTGGAGGAGACGCAGCGATTTCTTAAAAGAGCACTGTCAGCGGAAAATGGCAAAAAGAAACATACCAACTCCAAAGTGGTCAGTAGGTCGTCAAAGTCAGAGGGAGGCTTTATTCCAAACCTTGGACATTTCAGCTCCAGAGTTAACAACCTCAGTACCCTAAAAAAATCGATTTTAGTTCCTCCCAATTGCACTACAGAGGCCATGGGTTTCAAAATGGTGGACGGCAAAAAGCATTTGGTTCTTAAGGTTACACCATCAGACAAAACAGAGGCATCCTTGCATTCCGTTGAGACAAAGGAAGACAACACTGCATCTGAAAGTTGCACTATGAGCCAGAACAGTTTAGTCTTTGTCTTGAAAAGTCAGCCAAGTTCTAAAATCCCTCCAAGCACTGTAACAAAGAGTAACCTAGAATATCATTTTGAAAATGTGGACCTTCCAAACACTAATGTCAGTTCTGAAAACACAGAAGGAAGGAACAATGGCGTGGATTCTCATGTCCTAGATGGCCAAGAGTGTCCAAGGGTAGGCCTACCTCATGTATCTAATGGAGCCAAATCAGATGGAAATGATTTGGACCAGATAACGGAAGAGAAGCCTGACCTGGAAGGGGTTGGAACTACAGAAGCTCAGGTCATCATGGTGTCTCCCTCCCCTATACTCAATTACCTTACTTCCCCACAAG GTATAACAAACTGGTCAGAGATTCCAGTCCATACTCCAGATGTTTATTCTCAGGACTACCCTCCCAATACCACACTAAGAGATGGAGGAAAACAGGAGGTCTTTGACAGGATTTGCCTCTCACCACAGCAAAATAAACAGACAGTCAGAGGAAAGAGGCAGAGCGAACTGTCCACAGAGGACTCTCCTGAGCCCCTCTCAAAAGCCAATAAACCCTCCAGCAAAGTTGTGGAAGAAGAAGAGGCTTCACCTGCAGCGGCACATCACTGGGAGCCAGGCCCTAGAGATGTGGAGAGGACCCTGAAGCTATTGCCATTAAGTCCCACTCAACTCATTACATGTCCAAGGGGAAACCAGCCTGTTGTAGTGCTAAATCACCCAGACACAGACATTCCCGAGGTTACAAATATCATGGAAACTGTCCACAGGTACAAAGGGGAGGTCCAAAAAGTTCTGCTGTCTCGAAAAACATTGAAGGCCCTTGCAGGCATGGGTTGTAATATGTTTAGGGCAAATGCCCCAACAAATACCTCCATCTCTCAACGTATGTGGCCTGAGagcagagtgaaagagagattcATCTTGAAATTGAAGCTGAAAAAGATGAGCAGAAAGAAGTACAAAGTGGTGAATGCAATCTCACACAGCACTGAGCCTCCATTACGATTTAGCTGCTGGTTTTGTGGCCGAGTCTTCAGTGATCAGGAGGTTTGGATTGGACATGGCCAGCGCCATCTGATGGAATCTACTAGAGAGTGGGATAAGTTGGAATGTGAAAAGTCATAA
- the LOC100306798 gene encoding B-cell linker protein isoform X2, translating into MSQQSSQLQKMVQDIKKNDGSILNRLRRFQNKSSPKLPVRDYQGNDVKEEQRSEKEFDSDTYEVPQEEKDDSYEPPPCQRVFTSTSSASFPRGDYIDSCRSRPHHSPRKPIWPPKTTKPSPSPSLPPEEDYVNPESDNEDNYINPTEESPANRPMHGRGKLITSSRSMSKTVPERSNSPDVYEVPDMEENSPPPVSRPSTLLRVPTQSLPPRSSPRMHIRNCHPIPIQEPIDDDEYEVCNPDTTGSTMSVEKPLPALPKPMPRETKPLKPYFRTRPDIASGGNEGKALATRHINQKLTATPQPSEYKRAMIPLPQMLTSHKTDRGTVPTDENGLTDAEEGTDVLNKPWYASTCDRKTAEDALVRSNKDGSFLIRKSSGQDTQQPYTLVVFYNSRVYNIPVRYVQASQRYALGREKKGEEHFTSVSHIIENHQRNPLVLIDSQSNTKDSTKLCYAVNP; encoded by the exons CCAGCTTCAGAAGATGGTCCAGGATATCAAGAAGAATGATGGCAGTATCCTAAACAGGCTGAGAAG atttCAAAACAAGTCATCTCCAAAACTACCTGTAAGAGACTATCAAG GTAATGACGTGAAGGAAGAACAGCGGTCTGAAAAAGAGTTT GACAGTGACACTTATGAGGTCCCACAAGAGGAAAAGGATGACAGCTATGAGCCTCCTCCCTGTCAGAGAGTCTTCACCTCAACTTCGTCTGCCTCCTTTCCCAGGGGGGACTACATAG ACAGCTGCCGCAGCAGGCCGCACCACTCACCCAGGAAGCCCATCTGGCCTCCAAAGACCACCAAACCATCCCCGTCACCATCACTGCCCCCTGAA GAAGACTACGTCAACCCAGAAAGTGACAATGAAGACAACTATATAAACCCCACAGAGGAATCACCTGCTA ACCGTCCGATGCATGGAAGAGGCAAACTGATAACGAGCAGTCGTTCAATGTCCAAGACTGTGCCAGAGCGCTCAAATAGCCCAG ATGTGTATGAAGTTCCTGACATGGAG GAAAACTCTCCTCCCCCAGTGAGCAG ACCTTCCACACTCCTCAGAGTCCCTACACAGAGTTTGCCCCCTAGATCCAGCCCAAG AATGCACATAAGGAATTGTCATCCCATCCCA ATCCAGGAGCCAATAGATGATGACGAATATGAAGTCTGCAATCCAGACACAA CTGGCAGTACAATGTCTGTGGAAAAACCCCTGCCTGCACTTCCCAAACCAATGCCCAGAGAGAC GAAGCCATTGAAGCCATATTTTAGAACG AGGCCAGATATTGCATCCGGGGGAAATGAAG GCAAAGCACTGGCCACGAGGCACATTAACCAGAAACTCACGGCCACACCCCAGCCCTCTGAATACAAGCGTGCCAT GATTCCTCTGCCACAGATGTTGACCTCTCACA AAACGGATAGAGGAACTGTACCCACAGATGAAAATGGGTTAACAGATGCTGAAGAG GGGACAGATGTCTTGAACAAACCCTGGTATGCCAGCACCTGTGACCGTAAGACAGCTGAGGATGCCTTGGTTCGCTCAAATAAG GATGGGTCCTTCCTAATAAGGAAGAGCTCTGGTCAGGACACACAGCAGCCATACACTTTAGTGGTGTTTTACAACAGTAGAGTCTACAACATCCCAGTGCGCTACGTCCAAGCATCGCAGCGATACGCACTTGgaagggagaagaaaggagaggag CATTTCACCAGTGTTTCCCACATCATTGAGAACCATCAGAGGAACCCCCTGGTACTGATTGACAGCCAGAGTAACACCAAGGACTCTACAAAACTGTGCTATGCTGTGAATCCTTAG